One window from the genome of Roseisolibacter agri encodes:
- a CDS encoding PilN domain-containing protein, translated as MPDRIGLELLADRVRAVALDRRGRAARATADVAWDPAHPDAAVAELRAALGSARRIGIAVGLAFLDVQRVSLPPVKGDARRRMIALDPSRVFPLREPVVVALADDAAPAKPTGTDAERGEPAFAVPRELVRRWTAAFETWGPVESVEPAPTALARALAVGSTPTDGEHRLPAAADEEGVVQVRGGQVVSVRRAPRWVAGDENPALSVAADPWRVARGAALGVDGAPVAVQLLPEDLAHGVSRRRAAAVTRAAALCGLAVGLALAAADRQRQREADALARALRAELQRAAPAESLQARLTAFDAGTSAGAALLASRVDPLAVVAALGERLPEGAAITALRMQGDAWTVEGTARDAAALVPRLAGDPRLADVRALAPSSRYVERGTPVETFSIAFRADGRTR; from the coding sequence ATGCCCGATCGCATCGGCCTCGAGCTGCTCGCCGACCGCGTGCGCGCCGTCGCCCTGGACCGCCGCGGCCGCGCCGCGCGCGCCACGGCGGACGTCGCGTGGGATCCCGCGCACCCCGACGCCGCGGTGGCCGAGCTGCGCGCGGCGCTGGGCAGCGCGCGGCGCATCGGCATCGCGGTGGGGCTCGCGTTCCTCGACGTGCAGCGCGTGTCGCTGCCGCCGGTGAAGGGCGACGCGCGCCGCCGCATGATCGCGCTCGACCCGTCGCGCGTCTTCCCACTGCGCGAGCCGGTGGTGGTCGCGCTGGCGGACGACGCGGCGCCCGCGAAGCCGACCGGCACCGACGCGGAGCGCGGCGAGCCGGCGTTCGCGGTGCCGCGCGAGCTGGTGCGCCGGTGGACGGCCGCGTTCGAGACGTGGGGCCCGGTGGAGAGCGTGGAGCCGGCGCCGACGGCGCTCGCGCGCGCGCTGGCCGTCGGCAGCACGCCCACCGACGGCGAGCACCGGCTCCCCGCGGCCGCCGACGAGGAGGGCGTGGTCCAGGTGCGCGGCGGGCAGGTCGTGAGCGTGCGGCGCGCACCGCGCTGGGTCGCGGGTGACGAGAACCCCGCTCTCTCGGTCGCCGCCGATCCGTGGCGCGTCGCGCGCGGCGCCGCGCTGGGGGTCGACGGCGCACCGGTCGCGGTGCAGCTGCTGCCCGAGGACCTGGCGCACGGCGTGTCGCGCCGGCGCGCGGCGGCCGTGACGCGCGCGGCCGCGCTGTGCGGGCTGGCAGTGGGCCTCGCGCTCGCCGCCGCCGACCGCCAGCGGCAGCGCGAGGCCGATGCGTTGGCGCGCGCGCTGCGCGCCGAGCTGCAGCGCGCGGCGCCAGCCGAGTCGCTGCAGGCGCGGCTCACGGCGTTCGACGCCGGCACGAGCGCGGGCGCCGCGCTGCTCGCGAGCCGCGTCGATCCGCTGGCCGTCGTCGCCGCGCTCGGCGAGCGGCTGCCCGAGGGTGCGGCGATCACCGCGCTCCGCATGCAGGGCGACGCCTGGACGGTCGAGGGCACGGCGCGCGACGCGGCAGCGCTGGTCCCGCGGCTCGCGGGCGATCCGCGCCTGGCCGACGTAAGAGCGCTGGCGCCGAGCAGCCGCTACGTGGAGCGCGGGACGCCGGTCGAGACGTTCTCGATCGCGTTCCGCGCCGACGGGCGCACGCGATGA
- a CDS encoding GspE/PulE family protein: MEHAPEASDAAAELRAAAAGAMARELPSAWLEAHLVLPLGLAEDGALRVAAGGQPDATVVDALARRFARPVRLVPVPPQDLRAAVLAAARETTTVTADANDLLVGEETSDLRALADEAPVVTVVDALLRDALRLGASDVHLESAADGVRVRFRLDGVLRDVERVAPALRAGVVSRVKVLAGLDVAERRRPQDGRARLRVAGADGAPREVDLRVATLPALHGESVVLRILDHGGGGGARDLQALGMPEPVRARFERLLARTTGLVLVTGPTGSGKTTSLYAALARVATPGVKVVTVEDPVEYRMPGVVQVAVQPAVGLTFASALRAILRHDPDVVLVGEMRDRETAETAVQAALTGHLVFSTLHTTDAVGGVARLADMGVERFLIAATVQGIVAQRLVRVLCDACAQPADPDASPLATLATLEALAGEAIDDATPRWRRAVGCAACAHTGFRGRTGIYELLTVSEAMRALIAAGAPQDALRAQARRDGLVPLAADGLRLARAGRTTLDEVLRVAHLDDAA; the protein is encoded by the coding sequence GTGGAGCACGCGCCCGAAGCGTCGGACGCGGCGGCCGAGCTGCGCGCGGCGGCGGCGGGCGCGATGGCGCGCGAGCTGCCGTCGGCGTGGCTGGAGGCGCACCTCGTGCTGCCGCTGGGCCTCGCGGAGGACGGCGCGCTGCGCGTCGCGGCCGGCGGCCAGCCCGACGCGACGGTGGTGGACGCGCTGGCGCGCCGTTTCGCGCGACCGGTGCGCCTCGTGCCGGTGCCGCCGCAGGACCTGCGCGCCGCGGTGCTCGCCGCCGCGCGCGAGACGACGACGGTGACGGCCGATGCGAACGATCTGCTCGTCGGCGAGGAGACGTCGGACCTGCGCGCGCTCGCCGACGAAGCGCCCGTCGTCACCGTCGTGGATGCGCTCCTGCGCGACGCGCTGCGGCTCGGCGCGAGCGACGTGCACCTCGAGAGCGCCGCCGACGGCGTGCGGGTGCGCTTCCGCCTGGACGGCGTGCTGCGCGACGTGGAGCGCGTCGCGCCCGCGCTGCGCGCGGGCGTCGTGAGCCGCGTGAAGGTGCTCGCGGGGCTCGACGTGGCGGAGCGCCGACGCCCGCAGGACGGGCGCGCGCGCCTGCGCGTGGCGGGCGCCGACGGCGCGCCGCGCGAGGTGGACCTGCGCGTCGCGACGCTGCCGGCGCTGCACGGCGAGAGCGTCGTGCTGCGCATCCTCGACCACGGCGGCGGGGGCGGCGCCCGCGACCTGCAGGCGCTTGGCATGCCCGAGCCGGTGCGCGCGCGCTTCGAGCGGCTGCTGGCGCGCACGACGGGGCTCGTGCTCGTCACCGGGCCGACGGGCTCCGGCAAGACGACGTCGCTGTACGCCGCGCTGGCGCGCGTCGCCACGCCCGGCGTGAAGGTCGTCACCGTCGAGGACCCGGTCGAGTACCGCATGCCCGGCGTCGTGCAGGTCGCGGTGCAGCCGGCGGTGGGGCTGACCTTCGCGAGCGCCCTGCGCGCGATCCTGCGCCACGATCCCGACGTCGTGCTGGTGGGCGAGATGCGCGACCGCGAGACGGCGGAGACGGCGGTGCAGGCGGCGCTCACGGGCCACCTCGTCTTCTCGACGCTGCACACGACCGACGCGGTGGGCGGCGTCGCGCGGCTGGCCGACATGGGCGTCGAGCGCTTCCTCATCGCCGCGACGGTGCAGGGGATCGTCGCGCAGCGGCTGGTGCGCGTGCTGTGCGACGCCTGCGCGCAGCCGGCTGATCCCGACGCGTCGCCGCTGGCGACGCTGGCGACGCTGGAGGCGCTGGCCGGCGAGGCGATCGACGACGCGACGCCGCGCTGGCGCCGTGCGGTCGGCTGTGCGGCCTGCGCGCACACCGGCTTCCGCGGCCGCACCGGCATCTACGAGCTGCTGACGGTGAGCGAGGCGATGCGCGCGCTGATCGCCGCGGGCGCGCCGCAGGACGCGCTGCGCGCGCAGGCGCGCCGCGACGGGCTGGTGCCGCTGGCGGCCGACGGGCTGCGGCTGGCGCGCGCGGGACGCACGACGCTCGACGAGGTGCTGCGCGTGGCGCACCTCGACGACGCGGCGTGA
- a CDS encoding secretin N-terminal domain-containing protein, with translation MRRTLRHALASARPYVLAAALLAVAPPTVRAQQPVVTPGTRLNLVDARLSDAIRSLAAALGLNVVLSDVPDRRVTFTSATALGAREVGSVLESLLEAHGLVLVQQGAVARVLPADRAPATGPVGVGMTLSDPPPLGLITQLVPLQGIRADEGAATLRQLASPTARIEPVARSNALLITDRGANVARYLEVLARLDAPAQGEAGLRTYVVPLKYAGAEDLAATLGQLFGLGSAGGRGGSLADRGLGRALDTFRQRELDQFTQRQLVPSPGAITRDASQPIAPRAAGTPSDAPPSTAYGTRPDSGAQAAGALVGQTVIVANAPTNALIIRTQPPNFPLLRETIEALDARPVQVMLEVTVAEVALGRGTEFGIDWAAEGRNTTGGVANSAAQYGNRVADTLPVGNPGLLVRRLLRFDDLDVRALLRTVSTRNQVKVLSTPEILAMNNREARILVGSKVPFVASSRLGDFSRDQAVQYQDVGTTLTIVPTVNDDDYVSVQILQEVSALTSQTLPSALNAPVITTREAATRAVLRDGQTVVIAGLIGDERFVEQTGIPLLMEIPWLGNLFRKSSVTRNRTELAIFVTPHVVRADADADRLRERARRRIDSVPSAPPEE, from the coding sequence GTGCGTCGAACCCTCCGTCACGCGCTCGCGTCCGCGCGACCGTACGTGCTCGCCGCTGCGCTGCTCGCCGTCGCGCCACCCACGGTGCGCGCGCAGCAGCCCGTGGTCACGCCGGGCACGCGGCTCAACCTCGTGGACGCGCGGCTGTCGGACGCGATCCGGTCGCTGGCCGCGGCGCTCGGGCTGAACGTCGTGCTCTCCGACGTCCCGGACCGCCGCGTCACCTTCACCTCCGCGACCGCGCTCGGCGCGCGCGAGGTGGGGAGCGTGCTCGAGTCGCTCCTGGAGGCGCACGGGCTGGTGCTGGTGCAGCAGGGCGCGGTCGCGCGCGTGCTGCCCGCCGACCGCGCGCCGGCGACGGGCCCCGTGGGCGTCGGGATGACGCTGTCCGATCCGCCGCCGCTGGGGCTCATCACGCAGCTCGTGCCGCTGCAGGGGATCCGCGCGGACGAGGGCGCGGCCACGCTGCGCCAGCTCGCGTCGCCGACGGCGCGCATCGAGCCCGTGGCGCGCTCGAACGCGCTGCTCATCACGGATCGCGGCGCGAACGTCGCGCGCTACCTGGAGGTGCTGGCGCGGCTCGACGCGCCCGCGCAGGGCGAGGCGGGGCTGCGCACCTACGTCGTGCCGCTCAAGTACGCGGGCGCCGAGGATCTCGCGGCGACGCTCGGGCAGCTGTTCGGGCTGGGGAGCGCGGGCGGCCGCGGCGGCTCGCTCGCGGACCGCGGCCTCGGGCGCGCGCTCGACACCTTTCGGCAGCGCGAGCTCGATCAGTTCACGCAGCGGCAGCTGGTGCCGTCGCCGGGCGCGATCACGCGCGATGCGTCGCAGCCGATCGCGCCACGCGCGGCGGGGACGCCGTCGGACGCGCCGCCGTCCACCGCGTACGGCACGCGCCCCGACAGCGGCGCGCAGGCGGCGGGCGCGCTGGTCGGCCAGACTGTGATCGTCGCCAACGCGCCGACGAACGCGCTCATCATCCGCACGCAGCCGCCCAACTTCCCGCTGCTGCGCGAGACGATCGAGGCGCTGGACGCGCGGCCGGTGCAGGTGATGCTGGAGGTCACGGTCGCCGAGGTCGCGCTGGGGCGCGGCACGGAGTTCGGCATCGACTGGGCGGCCGAGGGGCGCAACACGACCGGCGGCGTCGCCAACAGCGCGGCGCAGTACGGCAACCGCGTCGCCGACACGCTGCCCGTCGGCAATCCGGGGCTGCTGGTGCGGCGGCTGCTGCGCTTCGACGACCTCGACGTGCGCGCGCTGCTGCGCACCGTCTCGACCCGCAACCAGGTGAAGGTGCTCTCGACGCCCGAGATCCTGGCGATGAACAACCGCGAGGCGCGTATCCTGGTGGGCAGCAAGGTGCCGTTCGTGGCGTCGTCGCGGCTGGGCGACTTCTCGCGCGACCAGGCGGTGCAGTACCAGGACGTCGGCACCACGCTCACCATCGTGCCGACGGTGAACGACGACGACTACGTGAGCGTGCAGATCCTGCAGGAGGTCAGCGCCCTGACGTCGCAGACGCTGCCGTCGGCGCTCAACGCGCCCGTGATCACGACGCGCGAGGCGGCGACGCGCGCGGTGCTGCGCGACGGGCAGACGGTCGTCATCGCGGGGCTGATCGGCGACGAGCGCTTCGTCGAGCAGACGGGCATCCCGCTGCTGATGGAGATCCCCTGGCTCGGCAACCTGTTCCGGAAGTCGAGCGTGACGCGCAACCGCACGGAGCTGGCGATCTTCGTGACGCCGCACGTCGTGCGCGCGGACGCCGACGCGGACCGGCTGCGCGAGCGCGCGCGGCGGCGCATCGACAGCGTGCCGTCCGCGCCGCCCGAGGAGTGA
- a CDS encoding DUF1501 domain-containing protein has protein sequence MSELPDFETPDTGCDEYHSLSRRQFVAGAGAAFAAVTFPAWLPRVVLAQSQTSARDIVVSVFLRGGADGLSLCTPFFEGNNYYGVRPNIAIPAPDSLSSNKLTALDDRFGFAPAMLGLLPAFQAKQLLVTHATGVTVANRSHFDMQRFIEVGKANDPSLITGWLGRHLATVPPLRTSAPLRALGLSAGLQQSLYGAPRALPIADPTNFGIAGSATSRDARTEWLTGDYSLTIDPLRSAALDVSNTLKLLRTIDFANYRPANSAAYPNSGFGRSLRSTAALIKADVGIEAVQVDIGGWDTHQNQAPNVATGSMYRTMADFSNSIGAFWADVMQGGGNYNVTLVAISEFGRNVRENGSAGTDHGRAGAMFVLGKAIAGGRVLTVNWPGLAREQLESGQDLRVTLDHRDVLAEIVAKRLGNPNVATVFPDYTPTFRGVVAA, from the coding sequence ATGAGCGAGCTGCCCGACTTCGAGACGCCCGACACCGGCTGCGACGAGTACCACTCGCTGTCGCGCCGCCAGTTCGTCGCCGGCGCGGGCGCGGCGTTCGCGGCGGTGACCTTCCCCGCGTGGCTGCCGCGCGTCGTGCTGGCGCAGAGCCAGACGAGCGCGCGCGACATCGTCGTCAGCGTCTTCCTGCGCGGCGGCGCCGACGGGCTGTCGCTCTGCACGCCGTTCTTCGAGGGGAACAACTACTACGGCGTGCGCCCGAACATCGCGATCCCGGCGCCCGACAGCCTGTCCTCCAACAAGCTGACGGCGCTCGACGACCGCTTCGGCTTCGCGCCGGCGATGTTGGGGCTGCTGCCCGCGTTCCAGGCGAAGCAGCTGCTGGTGACGCACGCGACGGGCGTGACGGTCGCCAACCGCTCGCACTTCGACATGCAGCGCTTCATCGAGGTCGGGAAGGCGAACGACCCGAGCCTGATCACGGGCTGGCTGGGCCGCCACCTGGCGACGGTCCCGCCGCTGCGCACCAGCGCGCCATTGCGGGCGCTCGGCCTCTCGGCGGGGCTGCAGCAGTCGCTCTACGGCGCGCCGCGCGCGCTCCCCATCGCCGACCCGACGAACTTCGGCATCGCCGGCAGCGCGACCTCGCGCGACGCGCGCACCGAGTGGCTCACCGGCGACTACTCGCTGACGATCGATCCGCTGCGCAGCGCGGCGCTCGACGTGTCGAACACGCTCAAGCTGCTGCGCACGATCGACTTCGCGAACTACCGGCCGGCCAACAGCGCGGCGTATCCCAACTCGGGCTTCGGCCGCTCGCTGCGCTCGACGGCGGCGCTCATCAAGGCCGACGTCGGGATCGAGGCGGTGCAGGTGGACATCGGCGGCTGGGACACGCACCAGAACCAGGCGCCCAACGTCGCGACCGGCTCGATGTACCGCACGATGGCCGACTTCTCCAACTCGATCGGCGCGTTCTGGGCCGACGTGATGCAGGGCGGCGGCAACTACAACGTGACGCTGGTCGCGATCTCGGAGTTCGGCCGCAACGTGCGCGAGAACGGCAGCGCGGGCACCGACCACGGGCGCGCGGGCGCGATGTTCGTCCTCGGCAAGGCGATCGCGGGCGGGCGCGTGCTGACGGTGAACTGGCCGGGCCTCGCGCGCGAGCAGCTGGAGTCGGGGCAGGACCTGCGCGTCACGCTCGACCACCGCGACGTGCTGGCGGAGATCGTCGCCAAGCGGCTCGGGAATCCGAACGTGGCGACGGTGTTCCCGGACTACACCCCCACGTTCCGGGGCGTCGTCGCGGCCTAG
- a CDS encoding DUF6526 family protein produces the protein MSSTPRSQDYATHRRWNPLVHFVLTPLLIANIVVAGRALVRAPSAGTAWAATMAVALLLLSYAAREQALAVQNRVIRLEMALRLARVLPADLAARIDELRVGQLIGLRFASDAELPALVRQCLAGELRGADAVKRAVRDWQPDTLRA, from the coding sequence ATGTCCTCGACGCCGCGCTCGCAAGACTACGCGACCCATCGCCGCTGGAACCCGCTGGTCCACTTCGTCCTCACGCCGCTGCTGATCGCGAACATCGTGGTCGCGGGCCGCGCGCTCGTGCGCGCGCCGTCGGCGGGGACGGCGTGGGCCGCCACGATGGCGGTGGCGCTCCTGCTCCTGAGCTATGCGGCGCGCGAGCAGGCGCTCGCGGTGCAGAACCGCGTCATCCGCCTCGAGATGGCGCTCCGGCTCGCGCGCGTGCTCCCCGCCGACCTCGCGGCGCGCATCGACGAGCTGCGCGTCGGCCAGCTGATCGGGCTGCGCTTCGCGTCGGACGCCGAGCTGCCCGCGCTCGTGCGGCAGTGCCTCGCGGGCGAGCTGCGCGGCGCCGACGCGGTCAAGCGCGCGGTGCGGGACTGGCAGCCCGACACGCTGCGCGCCTGA
- a CDS encoding type II secretion system F family protein, whose protein sequence is MRFRYRAATAEGGEVDGTLDAASRAAALEDLRRRALVPIALDDADAAPARSARRLLAPRAGRAESAALFARTLATLLEAGVPLERALAFTTEQAAHPAVAAALGDVRQAVRGGAGLSASLSKHPAVFGPLAVAMLGAGEAAGALAPAAARLADHLDEAAELRAQVRAALLYPALMAGVAAVGVTVLLLVVVPRFVAMLGEVGGTLPLSTRALVAASRVLVGGWWAWLLLAVAGVAGARGWLAVPANRVRWHAARLGLPVVGTLERRWATARVARTLGLLLAGGERLLPALRVAAGASPNLAFGAGVSRAADRVAEGERLSPALSGVVPPLAAQLLAVGEETGRLGPMAERVADVYDVEVRRALRTAVALLEPAMIVLFGAIVGFVALALLQAVYAVDPGRM, encoded by the coding sequence ATGCGCTTCCGCTACCGTGCGGCGACGGCCGAGGGCGGGGAGGTCGACGGCACGCTCGACGCGGCGTCGCGCGCGGCCGCGCTGGAGGACCTGCGCCGCCGCGCGCTGGTGCCGATCGCGCTCGACGACGCGGACGCGGCGCCCGCGCGCTCCGCGCGCCGCCTGCTCGCGCCGCGCGCCGGCCGCGCCGAATCCGCCGCGCTGTTCGCGCGCACGCTGGCGACGCTGCTGGAGGCGGGCGTGCCGCTGGAGCGCGCGCTCGCCTTCACGACCGAGCAGGCCGCGCACCCCGCGGTCGCTGCGGCGCTGGGCGACGTGCGACAGGCGGTGCGCGGCGGCGCGGGGCTCTCCGCCTCGCTGTCGAAGCATCCCGCCGTCTTCGGCCCGCTCGCCGTCGCGATGCTCGGCGCCGGCGAGGCCGCGGGTGCGCTCGCGCCGGCGGCCGCGCGCCTCGCCGACCACCTGGACGAGGCGGCGGAGCTGCGGGCGCAGGTGCGCGCGGCGCTGCTCTATCCCGCGCTCATGGCCGGCGTCGCGGCGGTCGGCGTGACGGTGCTGCTGCTGGTCGTGGTCCCGCGCTTCGTCGCGATGCTCGGCGAGGTGGGCGGGACGCTCCCGCTCTCGACGCGCGCGCTGGTCGCGGCGAGCCGCGTCCTCGTCGGCGGATGGTGGGCGTGGCTGCTGCTGGCCGTCGCCGGCGTCGCGGGCGCGCGCGGCTGGCTGGCCGTCCCGGCCAACCGCGTCCGCTGGCACGCCGCGCGGCTCGGGCTCCCCGTGGTGGGGACGCTCGAGCGCCGCTGGGCGACCGCGCGCGTGGCGCGCACGCTCGGCCTGCTGCTGGCGGGCGGCGAGCGGCTGCTCCCCGCGCTGCGCGTGGCCGCCGGCGCCTCGCCCAACCTCGCCTTCGGGGCCGGCGTGTCGCGCGCCGCCGACCGCGTGGCCGAAGGGGAACGACTCTCGCCCGCGCTCTCGGGCGTGGTGCCGCCGCTCGCCGCGCAGCTGCTGGCCGTCGGCGAGGAGACCGGCCGCCTCGGCCCGATGGCCGAGCGGGTCGCGGACGTCTACGACGTCGAGGTGCGGCGCGCGCTTCGGACCGCGGTCGCCCTGCTGGAGCCGGCGATGATCGTCCTCTTCGGCGCGATCGTGGGCTTCGTCGCGCTGGCGCTCCTGCAGGCCGTCTACGCGGTCGATCCCGGCCGCATGTGA
- a CDS encoding cupredoxin domain-containing protein: MLLAPLALVAACGGGDKGTQEPPSTTAVLVDTLFTFPSQWSSPQLTLKAGGTVVFMFEGGIAHNAIFRLNPGNPPLAGAPADIPPTVNAVVRRTFATVGTFPVNCTIHPGMVSEVVVVP; this comes from the coding sequence ATGCTGCTCGCCCCCCTCGCGCTCGTCGCCGCGTGCGGCGGCGGCGACAAGGGCACCCAGGAGCCCCCGTCGACGACCGCGGTGCTGGTCGACACGCTCTTCACCTTCCCGTCGCAGTGGTCGTCGCCGCAGCTGACGCTGAAGGCCGGCGGGACCGTCGTGTTCATGTTCGAGGGCGGGATCGCGCACAACGCGATCTTCCGGCTCAACCCGGGCAACCCGCCGCTCGCCGGCGCGCCGGCCGACATTCCCCCCACCGTGAACGCGGTCGTGCGGCGCACCTTCGCGACCGTCGGGACGTTCCCGGTGAACTGCACGATCCACCCGGGGATGGTGTCGGAAGTGGTCGTCGTACCCTGA
- the gspM gene encoding type II secretion system protein GspM produces the protein MSAPLEPASEATLASRTRDALGNVGIAGGISRRERRTLTIGVIVVAAALFLTYVALPFAQRWSAREAAIDARAAQLARVRGLVAAESSLAAAVRLREARPEAAAARPITARTSALAAAALQAALQQAAAQSGVQVQRVDVAGDAAAEEDAATVPATLSAIGDVYGFTALLEALQHGPTLLEVTSLGVQATVGPRGESLMQMTVGVRAPWAASGGAR, from the coding sequence ATGAGCGCGCCGCTCGAACCCGCGAGCGAGGCAACGCTCGCCTCGCGCACGCGCGATGCCCTCGGCAACGTCGGCATCGCCGGCGGCATCAGCCGGCGCGAGCGGCGCACGCTCACGATCGGCGTGATCGTCGTCGCGGCCGCGCTCTTCCTCACGTACGTCGCGCTGCCGTTCGCGCAGCGGTGGAGCGCGCGCGAGGCGGCGATCGACGCGCGCGCGGCGCAGCTGGCACGCGTGCGCGGGCTCGTCGCCGCCGAGTCGTCGCTCGCCGCCGCGGTGCGGCTGCGCGAGGCGCGGCCCGAGGCGGCGGCTGCGCGACCGATCACGGCGCGCACGTCCGCGCTGGCCGCCGCGGCGCTGCAGGCCGCGCTGCAGCAGGCCGCCGCGCAGAGCGGCGTGCAGGTGCAGCGCGTCGACGTGGCGGGCGACGCGGCGGCCGAGGAGGACGCGGCGACGGTGCCCGCGACGCTCTCGGCGATCGGCGACGTCTACGGCTTCACCGCGCTGCTCGAGGCGCTGCAGCACGGCCCCACGCTGCTCGAGGTCACCTCGCTCGGCGTGCAGGCGACCGTGGGACCGCGTGGTGAGTCGCTGATGCAGATGACGGTGGGCGTGCGCGCGCCGTGGGCCGCGTCGGGGGGCGCACGATGA
- the gspG gene encoding type II secretion system major pseudopilin GspG, which yields MLHRLRSRRAFTLLEVLVVLVVIALLAALVAPQILGRVSQARGTAASAQLELLGTALDSYRLDNGRYPTTEQGLRALRERPTRAPVPAGWRGPYLRKDVPLDPWGRAYEYRSPGRKNPDGYDLVTLGRDGASGGEGEDADLVVP from the coding sequence ATGCTCCACAGGCTTCGCTCCCGTCGCGCGTTCACGCTGCTCGAGGTGCTCGTGGTCCTGGTGGTCATCGCGCTGCTGGCGGCGCTGGTGGCCCCCCAGATCCTCGGGCGCGTGTCGCAGGCGCGCGGCACGGCGGCCAGCGCGCAGCTGGAGTTGCTCGGCACCGCGCTGGACAGCTATCGACTGGACAACGGGCGGTACCCGACGACCGAGCAGGGGCTGCGCGCGCTCCGGGAGCGCCCGACGCGTGCGCCGGTGCCGGCCGGCTGGCGGGGGCCGTACCTGCGCAAGGACGTGCCGCTGGACCCCTGGGGGCGGGCCTACGAGTACCGCAGCCCGGGGCGCAAGAATCCCGACGGCTACGACCTCGTGACGCTGGGCCGCGACGGCGCGTCCGGTGGCGAGGGCGAGGACGCGGACCTGGTCGTACCCTGA
- a CDS encoding DUF1800 domain-containing protein codes for MSHPLLDRDAANAAPVADAPTTDAPSSASRRDLLRGAAATAASGLASVAGVAALTDAADAQPPVTRVPQAPRTAPKRLTAQPPMLPRRFAGVDQARQPSYLLEPTHDWENWALRLARRVTLGLTPEESARAKRLGYYGYLDYQLAYEQIDDSAAEAFVARTYPSLAMTGTEMAALELGVLQQQLQDATVYRAAFSKRQLYQRMVEFWTDHFTIYYPEVGYLKTLDDREVIRKHALGNFGDLVKASAHSAAMLVYLDQNVSRRGAPNQNYARELLELHTMGVDGGYTQNDVAELSRILTGWTIRGRGEFLFSPALHDYAQKVFLGRTFPAMDSRNNTNMDGVTEGDAVLDMLIAHPSTAKFIATKMLRHLLWYEPSAAMIERVAGAYTRTGGDIKAMVRASLDFSHLQQAPAKLKRPFHFLVSALRALNPTVGTGVGTATRQLPAMGQALFQWLTPEGYPDTVEFWAGNLLPRWNAASTLSSLNSAEMQVNVTALQALNNADAIASEIGRMMFGGELQDRLREELVAYLRPAPNNATRIREALGLALASSPFQWY; via the coding sequence ATGTCGCATCCGCTGCTCGACCGCGACGCCGCGAACGCCGCCCCCGTCGCGGACGCCCCGACGACCGACGCGCCGTCGTCCGCCAGCCGCCGCGACCTGCTGCGCGGCGCGGCCGCGACCGCGGCGTCGGGCCTCGCCAGCGTGGCCGGCGTCGCCGCCCTCACGGACGCCGCCGACGCGCAGCCGCCCGTCACCCGGGTCCCGCAGGCGCCGCGCACCGCGCCCAAGCGCCTGACCGCGCAGCCGCCGATGCTGCCGCGGCGCTTCGCCGGCGTCGACCAGGCGCGGCAGCCGAGCTACCTGCTGGAGCCGACGCACGACTGGGAGAACTGGGCGCTCCGCCTCGCCCGCCGCGTCACGCTCGGCCTCACGCCGGAGGAGTCGGCGCGCGCGAAGCGCCTCGGCTACTACGGCTATCTCGACTACCAGCTCGCCTACGAGCAGATCGACGACTCGGCGGCCGAGGCGTTCGTCGCGCGCACGTATCCGTCGCTGGCGATGACCGGCACCGAGATGGCGGCGCTGGAGCTGGGCGTGCTGCAGCAGCAGCTGCAGGACGCGACGGTGTACCGCGCGGCGTTCTCGAAGCGGCAGCTGTACCAGCGCATGGTCGAGTTCTGGACCGACCACTTCACGATCTACTATCCGGAAGTCGGCTACCTCAAGACGCTCGACGACCGCGAGGTGATCCGGAAGCACGCGCTGGGGAACTTCGGCGACCTCGTGAAGGCGAGCGCCCACAGCGCGGCGATGCTGGTGTACCTGGACCAGAACGTCAGCCGCCGCGGCGCGCCGAACCAGAACTACGCGCGCGAGCTGCTGGAGCTGCACACGATGGGCGTCGACGGCGGCTACACGCAGAACGACGTGGCGGAGCTGTCGCGCATCCTGACCGGGTGGACCATCCGCGGGCGCGGCGAGTTCCTGTTCAGCCCCGCGCTGCACGACTACGCGCAGAAGGTGTTCCTGGGCCGGACGTTCCCGGCGATGGACTCGCGCAACAACACGAACATGGACGGCGTGACCGAGGGCGACGCCGTCCTCGACATGCTGATCGCGCATCCGAGCACGGCGAAGTTCATCGCCACGAAGATGCTCCGCCACCTGCTGTGGTACGAGCCGTCGGCGGCGATGATCGAGCGCGTGGCGGGCGCGTACACGCGCACCGGCGGCGACATCAAGGCGATGGTGCGCGCGTCGCTCGACTTCTCGCACCTCCAGCAGGCGCCCGCGAAGCTGAAGCGGCCGTTCCACTTCCTGGTGTCGGCGCTGCGCGCGCTCAACCCGACGGTGGGCACCGGCGTCGGCACCGCGACGCGCCAGCTGCCGGCGATGGGGCAGGCGCTCTTCCAGTGGCTGACGCCCGAGGGCTATCCCGACACGGTGGAGTTCTGGGCGGGCAACCTGCTGCCGCGCTGGAACGCGGCCAGCACGCTGTCGTCGCTCAACAGCGCGGAGATGCAGGTCAACGTGACGGCGCTGCAGGCGCTCAACAACGCGGACGCGATCGCGAGCGAGATCGGCCGCATGATGTTCGGCGGCGAGCTGCAGGACCGGCTGCGCGAGGAGCTGGTGGCCTACCTGCGCCCCGCGCCCAACAACGCCACGCGCATCCGCGAGGCGCTGGGGCTCGCGCTCGCGTCGTCGCCGTTCCAGTGGTACTAG